In Eublepharis macularius isolate TG4126 chromosome 4, MPM_Emac_v1.0, whole genome shotgun sequence, the following are encoded in one genomic region:
- the KBTBD8 gene encoding kelch repeat and BTB domain-containing protein 8 codes for MAAMGEQSKFPQVLNGTPASSTVSGGMDPFHACSILQQLKTMYDEGQLTDIVVEVDHGKTFSCHRNVLAAISPYFRSMFTSGLTESTQKEVRIVGVEEESMHLVLNYAYTSRVTLTEANVQALFTAASIFQIPSIQDQCAKYMISHLDPQNSIGVFIFADHYGHQELKVRSQDYIRKKFLSVTKEQEFLQLRKDQLVSILDSNDLNVDKEEHVYESIIRWFEHEPNKREAHLPEIFAKCIRMPLLDAAFVEKIPPMFAQAIAQNSVQKGQNSANGYTQRLGMTASEMIICFDAAHKHSGKKQTVPCLDSVTGRVFKLCKPPNDLREVGILVSPDNDIYIAGGYRPSSSEVSIDHRAESDFWMYDHSGNRWIPKAPLLRARIGCKLVHCCGKLYAIGGRVYEGDGRNSLKSVECYDSRENCWTAVSAMPVAMEFHNAVEYKDNIYVLQGEFFLCYDPRKDYWGFLTPMTVPRIQGLAAIYNNSIYYIAGTCGNHQRMFTVEAYDIELNKWTRKRDFPCDQSINPYIKLVILKNKLHLFVRATQVTVEEHVFRTSRKNSLYQYDEVNDQWQKVYETPDKLWDLGRHFECAVAKLYPQCLQKVI; via the exons atggctgccatgggag AACAGAGCAAGTTTCCCCAAGTGCTGAATGGAACTCCTGCTTCAAGCACTGTCAGTGGTGGGATGGATCCCTTCCATGCCTGTAGCATTCTCCAGCAGCTTAAAACAATGTATGATGAAGGTCAGCTGACAGATATTGTGGTGGAAGTGGATCATGGAAAAACTTTTTCCTGTCATCGGAATGTTCTTGCTGCAATCAGCCCTTACTTCAG aTCAATGTTCACTAGTGGCCTTACTGAGAGTACCCAGAAAGAAGTACGGATTGTTGGTGTTGAAGAAGAGTCCATGCATTTAGTACTGAACTATGCATATACCTCCAGAGTAACACTGACAGAGGCCAATGTCCAAGCTTTGTTCACTGCAGCTAGTATATTCCAGATTCCTTCTATCCAGGACCAATGTGCTAAATACATGATCAGTCATTTGGACCCCCAGAACTCCATTGGAGTGTTTATTTTTGCTGATCACTATGGACATCAGGAATTGAAAGTTAGATCACAAGATTACATTCGTAAAAAGTTCCTGAGTGTCACCAAAGAACAAGAATTTCTCCAGCTGAGAAAAGACCAACTCGTAAGCATATTGGACAGCAACGATTTAAACGTTGACAAAGAAGAACATGTCTATGAAAGCATTATAAGATGGTTTGAACATGAGCCCAACAAACGAGAAGCCCATTTGCCAGAAATATTTGCCAAATGCATCCGCATGCCCCTCTTGGACGCAGCATTTGTAGAGAAAATCCCTCCCATGTTTGCACAGGCTATAGCCCAAAACTCTGTACAGAAAGGACAAAATAGTGCCAATGGCTATACCCAGAGGCTTGGAATGACTGCTTCTGAGATGATCATCTGCTTTGATGCTGCCCATAAACACTCAGGAAAGAAGCAAACAGTGCCTTGTTTAGATTCCGTCACAGGGAGAGTGTTCAAGCTATGCAAACCACCCAATGATTTGCGGGAGGTGGGGATTCTTGTTTCTCCTGACAATGACATTTACATTGCTGGGGGGTACAGACCAAGCAGCAGTGAGGTCTCCATAGACCACAGAGCAGAGAGTGACTTTTGGATGTACGATCATTCGGGCAATAGATGGATCCCTAAGGCCCCACTGCTACGTGCCAGGATAGGCTGCAAACTGGTTCACTGCTGTGGTAAACTCTACGCAATCGGTGGTCGAGTTTATGAAGGAGATGGGCGTAACTCGCTGAAATCTGTGGAGTGCTATGACAGCCGAGAGAACTGTTGGACAGCTGTGTCTGCAATGCCTGTAGCAATGGAATTTCATAATGCAGTGGAATATAAAGACAATATCTATGTTTTACAGG GAGAATTTTTCCTTTGCTATGATCCTCGAAAAGATTATTGGGGCTTCTTAACTCCCATGACTGTGCCTAGGATCCAGGGTTTGGCAGCTATCTACAACAACTCCATCTACTACATTGCTGGAACCTGTGGAAACCATCAGCGTATGTTTACCGTAGAGGCCTATGACATTGAATTGAATAAGTGGACTCGAAAGAGAGACTTCCCGTGCGACCAGTCCATTAATCCATACATTAAACTTGTCATCCTCAAAAATAAACTCCATTTGTTTGTCCGAGCAACTCAAGTCACTGTTGAAGAACATGTCTTCAGAACCAGCAGGAAGAATTCTCTCTATCAGTACGATGAAGTTAATGACCAGTGGCAGAAGGTGTATGAGACTCCAGATAAGCTCTGGGATCTTGGACGTCATTTTGAATGTGCTGTTGCTAAATTATATCCACAGTGTCTTCAGAAAGTTATTTGA